In one window of Microplitis demolitor isolate Queensland-Clemson2020A chromosome 4, iyMicDemo2.1a, whole genome shotgun sequence DNA:
- the LOC103578386 gene encoding mitochondrial import inner membrane translocase subunit Tim9 yields the protein MAMAGVPAEVEAEQIKSFKDFLTSYNKLSEVCFIDCISDFTSRDIKENEEKCALNCMEKYLKMNQRVSQRFQEYQMIMNENAMANVKKLG from the exons atgGCAATGGCTGGCGTACCTGCTGAAGTTGAAGCTGAACAGATTAAATCT TTCAAAGATTTCCTTACATCgtacaataaattatcagaAGTTTGTTTCATTGATTGTATATCCGATTTTACTTCACGAgatattaaagaaaatgaagaaaaatgtGCTTTAAATTGTATggagaaatatttaaaaatgaatcaacGAGTGTCTCAGAGATTTCAAGAGTACCAAATGATAATGAATGAAAATGCAATGGCTAATGTTAAAAAACTAGGGTAA